One genomic segment of Gadus chalcogrammus isolate NIFS_2021 chromosome 3, NIFS_Gcha_1.0, whole genome shotgun sequence includes these proteins:
- the LOC130378852 gene encoding centrosomal protein of 95 kDa-like isoform X2, with protein sequence MLREVFSEGLALQKASLKEERSYAREHRLEQSRRHLEHISSMENYYRDQFSLLAETLSEESQEIQVRKKAQEKALMKMKRKLRSRMEWEVGELQSVIVHNDQDHFFQDLEVQRLRRRVQTASFQYERSGLR encoded by the exons atgctgCGGGAGGTTTTCTCAGAGGGGCTTGCGTTGCAAAAGGCCAGTTTGAAGGAGGAGAGATCCTACGCCAGAGAACATAGACTGGAGCAGAGCAGACGCCACCTGGAACACATCTCCTCCATGGAGAACTACTACAGAGACCAG TTTTCTTTGCTGGCTGAGACGCTTTCCGAAGAGAGCCAGGAGATCCAAGTTCGCAAGAAAGCCCAGGAGAAG GCCTtgatgaagatgaagagaaaGCTGCGCTCCCGAATGgagtgggaggtgggggagctGCAGAGCGTCATCGTCCATAACGACCAGGACCACTTCTTCCAGGACCTGGAGGTCCAGAGGCTGCGGAGGCGGGTTCAGACAGCCTCTTTCCAGTACGAGCGCAGCGGCCTGCGATAG
- the LOC130378127 gene encoding centrosomal protein of 95 kDa-like isoform X1, with translation MSEKLSRRLQDLDQMLQRVLGESGDLMTEEGKHHQGGCRQTVTPCPQATQALPLRSPPPTQVPPRPEGPTRGARGPGRLLQTNLKSAPPSRRIPGREGGRGASQAYEEQLRRCEAREEERLAQERFRAQEAERAYRDAILRDLPQRACSSPGQCEREAQLRPLPSRPGAARQQQDHPRRAPQMKVKQNDLLRVLLKELPLLQHSPHGLARMWEQQMGQVEQLHHLPARIAHSQSRKQGSQVGPHHHRQCCLPVEEAKRRRDLLVEIIRKEREHHKRLRDFKERIQQQKAAQNRLREQRQQVARARNYHSSFHVQLRAHLTRARSKEEKVS, from the exons ATGTCGGAAAAACTTTCCAGACGCCTTCAGGACCTTGACCAG ATGCTGCAGCGTGTGCTGGGGGAGAGCGGAGACTTAATGACTGAAGAGGGAAAGCATCACCAAGGGGGCTGCAGACAAACCG TAACGCCCTGCCCTCAGGCCACACAAGCCCTTCCCCTCCGCTCCCCGCCCCCTACCCAGGTACCGCCGCGGCCGGAGGGCCCCACCAGGGGAGCCAGGGGACCTGGGCGACTGCTGCAGACCAACCTGAAGtctgcccctccctccaggaGGATCCCCGgccgggagggaggaagaggagcctcTCAG gcctatgagGAGCAGCTGAGGCGCTGTGAGgccagagaggaagaaaggcTGGCCCAGGAGCGGTTCCGTGCTCAGGAGGCC GAGCGGGCGTACAGGGATGCCATTTTAAGGGACCTCCCACAGAGAGCGTGCTCATCTCCAGGACAATGTGAGAGGGAGGCCCAGCtgcgccccctcccctccagaccTGGCGCCGCCCGGCAACAGCAGGACCATCCCAGGAGAGCCCCCCAAA TGAAGGTGAAGCAGAACGACCTGCTCCGTGTGCTCCTGAAAgaactccctctcctccagcacTCTCCTCACGGTTTGGCTCGCATGTGGGAGCAGCAGATGGGCCAGGTAgagcagctccaccacctgcctGCCCGCATCGCCCACAGCCAGTCACGCAAACAGGGCAGCCAGGTgggaccccaccaccaccgccagtgCTGCTTGCCA gtggaggaggccaaGCGCAGACGGGACCTCCTGGTGGAGATCATccgcaaagagagagagcaccacaaGAGACTG CGGGACTTCAAGGAGAGGATCCAGCAGCAGAAGGCCGCCCAGAACCGGCTCAGGGAGCAGAGGCAGCAGGTGGCCCGCGCCAGGAATTACCACAGCAGCTTCCACGTGCAGCTCCGCGCACATCTGACCCGCGCACGCtccaaggaggagaaggtgagctGA
- the LOC130378867 gene encoding centrosomal protein of 95 kDa-like isoform X1 yields MSEKLSRRLQDLDQMLQRVLGESGDLMTEEGKHHQGGCRQTVTPCPQATQALPLRSPPPTQVPPRPEGPTRGARGPGRLLQTNLKSAPPSRRIPGREGGRGASQAYEEQLRRCEAREEERLAQERFRAQEAERAYRDAILRDLPQRACSSPGQCEREAQLRPLPSRPGAARQQQDHPRRAPQMKVKQNDLLRVLLKELPLLQHSPHGLARMWEQQMGQVEQLHHLPARIAHSQSRKQGSQVGPHHHRQCCLPVEEAKRRRDLLVEIIRKEREHHKRLRDFKERIQQQKAAQNRLREQRQQVARARNYHSSFHVQLRAHLTRARSKEEKMLREVFSEGLALQKASLKDMLL; encoded by the exons ATGTCGGAAAAACTTTCCAGACGCCTTCAGGACCTTGACCAG ATGCTGCAGCGTGTGCTGGGGGAGAGCGGAGACTTAATGACTGAAGAGGGAAAGCATCACCAAGGGGGCTGCAGACAAACCG TAACGCCCTGCCCTCAGGCCACACAAGCCCTTCCCCTCCGCTCCCCGCCCCCTACCCAGGTACCGCCGCGGCCGGAGGGCCCCACCAGGGGAGCCAGGGGACCTGGGCGTCTGCTGCAGACCAACCTGAAGtctgcccctccctccaggaGGATCCCCGgccgggagggaggaagaggagcctcTCAG gcctatgagGAGCAGCTGAGGCGCTGTGAGgccagagaggaagaaaggcTGGCCCAGGAGCGGTTCCGTGCTCAGGAGGCC GAGCGGGCGTACAGGGATGCCATTTTAAGGGACCTCCCACAGAGAGCGTGCTCATCTCCAGGACAATGTGAGAGGGAGGCCCAGCtgcgccccctcccctccagaccTGGCGCCGCCCGGCAACAGCAGGACCATCCCAGGAGAGCCCCCCAAA TGAAGGTGAAGCAGAACGACCTGCTCCGTGTGCTCCTGAAAgaactccctctcctccagcacTCTCCTCACGGTTTGGCTCGCATGTGGGAGCAGCAGATGGGCCAGGTAgagcagctccaccacctgcctGCCCGCATCGCCCACAGCCAGTCACGCAAACAGGGCAGCCAGGTgggaccccaccaccaccgccagtgCTGCTTGCCA gtggaggaggccaaGCGCAGACGGGACCTCCTGGTGGAGATCATccgcaaagagagagagcaccacaaGAGACTG CGGGACTTCAAGGAGAGGATCCAGCAGCAGAAGGCCGCCCAGAACCGGCTCAGGGAGCAGAGGCAGCAGGTGGCCCGCGCCAGGAATTACCACAGCAGCTTCCACGTGCAGCTCCGCGCACATCTGACCCGCGCACGCtccaaggaggagaag atgctGCGGGAGGTTTTCTCAGAGGGGCTTGCGTTGCAAAAGGCCAGTTTGAAGGACATGCTgctgtga
- the LOC130378127 gene encoding centrosomal protein of 95 kDa-like isoform X2 — translation MSEKLSRRLQDLDQMLQRVLGESGDLMTEEGKHHQGGCRQTVTPCPQATQALPLRSPPPTQVPPRPEGPTRGARGPGRLLQTNLKSAPPSRRIPGREGGRGASQAYEEQLRRCEAREEERLAQERFRAQEAERAYRDAILRDLPQRACSSPGQCEREAQLRPLPSRPGAARQQQDHPRRAPQMKVKQNDLLRVLLKELPLLQHSPHGLARMWEQQMGQVEQLHHLPARIAHSQSRKQGSQVEEAKRRRDLLVEIIRKEREHHKRLRDFKERIQQQKAAQNRLREQRQQVARARNYHSSFHVQLRAHLTRARSKEEKVS, via the exons ATGTCGGAAAAACTTTCCAGACGCCTTCAGGACCTTGACCAG ATGCTGCAGCGTGTGCTGGGGGAGAGCGGAGACTTAATGACTGAAGAGGGAAAGCATCACCAAGGGGGCTGCAGACAAACCG TAACGCCCTGCCCTCAGGCCACACAAGCCCTTCCCCTCCGCTCCCCGCCCCCTACCCAGGTACCGCCGCGGCCGGAGGGCCCCACCAGGGGAGCCAGGGGACCTGGGCGACTGCTGCAGACCAACCTGAAGtctgcccctccctccaggaGGATCCCCGgccgggagggaggaagaggagcctcTCAG gcctatgagGAGCAGCTGAGGCGCTGTGAGgccagagaggaagaaaggcTGGCCCAGGAGCGGTTCCGTGCTCAGGAGGCC GAGCGGGCGTACAGGGATGCCATTTTAAGGGACCTCCCACAGAGAGCGTGCTCATCTCCAGGACAATGTGAGAGGGAGGCCCAGCtgcgccccctcccctccagaccTGGCGCCGCCCGGCAACAGCAGGACCATCCCAGGAGAGCCCCCCAAA TGAAGGTGAAGCAGAACGACCTGCTCCGTGTGCTCCTGAAAgaactccctctcctccagcacTCTCCTCACGGTTTGGCTCGCATGTGGGAGCAGCAGATGGGCCAGGTAgagcagctccaccacctgcctGCCCGCATCGCCCACAGCCAGTCACGCAAACAGGGCAGCCAG gtggaggaggccaaGCGCAGACGGGACCTCCTGGTGGAGATCATccgcaaagagagagagcaccacaaGAGACTG CGGGACTTCAAGGAGAGGATCCAGCAGCAGAAGGCCGCCCAGAACCGGCTCAGGGAGCAGAGGCAGCAGGTGGCCCGCGCCAGGAATTACCACAGCAGCTTCCACGTGCAGCTCCGCGCACATCTGACCCGCGCACGCtccaaggaggagaaggtgagctGA
- the LOC130378867 gene encoding centrosomal protein of 95 kDa-like isoform X2 — protein sequence MSEKLSRRLQDLDQMLQRVLGESGDLMTEEGKHHQGGCRQTVTPCPQATQALPLRSPPPTQVPPRPEGPTRGARGPGRLLQTNLKSAPPSRRIPGREGGRGASQAYEEQLRRCEAREEERLAQERFRAQEAERAYRDAILRDLPQRACSSPGQCEREAQLRPLPSRPGAARQQQDHPRRAPQMKVKQNDLLRVLLKELPLLQHSPHGLARMWEQQMGQVEQLHHLPARIAHSQSRKQGSQVEEAKRRRDLLVEIIRKEREHHKRLRDFKERIQQQKAAQNRLREQRQQVARARNYHSSFHVQLRAHLTRARSKEEKMLREVFSEGLALQKASLKDMLL from the exons ATGTCGGAAAAACTTTCCAGACGCCTTCAGGACCTTGACCAG ATGCTGCAGCGTGTGCTGGGGGAGAGCGGAGACTTAATGACTGAAGAGGGAAAGCATCACCAAGGGGGCTGCAGACAAACCG TAACGCCCTGCCCTCAGGCCACACAAGCCCTTCCCCTCCGCTCCCCGCCCCCTACCCAGGTACCGCCGCGGCCGGAGGGCCCCACCAGGGGAGCCAGGGGACCTGGGCGTCTGCTGCAGACCAACCTGAAGtctgcccctccctccaggaGGATCCCCGgccgggagggaggaagaggagcctcTCAG gcctatgagGAGCAGCTGAGGCGCTGTGAGgccagagaggaagaaaggcTGGCCCAGGAGCGGTTCCGTGCTCAGGAGGCC GAGCGGGCGTACAGGGATGCCATTTTAAGGGACCTCCCACAGAGAGCGTGCTCATCTCCAGGACAATGTGAGAGGGAGGCCCAGCtgcgccccctcccctccagaccTGGCGCCGCCCGGCAACAGCAGGACCATCCCAGGAGAGCCCCCCAAA TGAAGGTGAAGCAGAACGACCTGCTCCGTGTGCTCCTGAAAgaactccctctcctccagcacTCTCCTCACGGTTTGGCTCGCATGTGGGAGCAGCAGATGGGCCAGGTAgagcagctccaccacctgcctGCCCGCATCGCCCACAGCCAGTCACGCAAACAGGGCAGCCAG gtggaggaggccaaGCGCAGACGGGACCTCCTGGTGGAGATCATccgcaaagagagagagcaccacaaGAGACTG CGGGACTTCAAGGAGAGGATCCAGCAGCAGAAGGCCGCCCAGAACCGGCTCAGGGAGCAGAGGCAGCAGGTGGCCCGCGCCAGGAATTACCACAGCAGCTTCCACGTGCAGCTCCGCGCACATCTGACCCGCGCACGCtccaaggaggagaag atgctGCGGGAGGTTTTCTCAGAGGGGCTTGCGTTGCAAAAGGCCAGTTTGAAGGACATGCTgctgtga
- the LOC130378852 gene encoding uncharacterized protein LOC130378852 isoform X1, which yields MYVSFVVQIAKQLNRRKYTLFRICEKPMAQKLLNAAMLFKDHVYTQTVVMCEVDDVFAADIQYHDPCRKEYFNKYNAKIEDILKNLEKEDSITAEDNSLKARFLALGLDLSKTSYSLTSIRDRLNEGSTQVVSNRAAKQLIIELYGDNVCFTYPGNKRASQMVLSTNSSPEVLVESLRVSPVRQVATELAQELKEYSFGLQKSFCEPQDLQLSNYIFIKNRPQRWQEFFSYMFKGKTTYHLKTDVVFQILHNILTEGKEPTPFHVMVAQGVHSLTRSKELVTALNHHGICVSYNTVKRIDVDLAERIITTAGNNRVPLPAVLEATSPLNGAMDNFDHNESTLAGTGSTHDTILVIFQNVPISVEKPSAESEISARSVDTQSRTTVKLRSKVLCQKIIRMGPVKERGEIHLDYKVSEPTPNTKSSTIEALEVLDMSRDPSSTTTDGYAKATESTKSINSDYFLWMANRFSKKVTHVSDSVPGFTALRSATVNANFHPTTKILIPQQHLMQSSPQ from the coding sequence ATGTATGTATCTTTTGTGGTTCAGATTGCAAAACAGTTAAACAGAAGAAAATACACATTATTCAGAATCTGTGAAAAACCGATGGCCCAGAAATTACTAAACGCGGCCATGTTGTTCAAGGACCATGTGTACACCCAAACAGTGGTAATGTGCGAGGTAGATGATGTTTTTGCGGCTGATATCCAATATCATGACCCTTGCCGTAAAGAGTATTTTAATAAGTATAATGCCAAAATTGAGGACATCCTGAAAAATCTTGAAAAGGAGGATTCAATAACAGCTGAGGACAACTCATTGAAGGCTAGATTTTTGGCTCTTGGGCTTGATTTGAGCAAAACATCATACAGTCTGACTTCCATCAGAGACAGACTCAATGAAGGTTCAACTCAAGTAGTGTCAAACCGAGCTGCAAAGCAGCTAATCATTGAGCTGTATGGAGACAATGTCTGCTTTACATACCCAGGTAACAAACGAGCATCTCAGATGGTACTTTCCACCAACAGTTCTCCAGAGGTCTTGGTAGAGTCCCTGAGAGTTTCACCTGTCAGACAGGTGGCAACTGAGCTGGCGCAGGAGTTGAAGGAATACAGCTTTGGACTACAGAAGAGCTTCTGTGAACCACAAGACCTCCAACTGtcaaattacattttcattAAGAACCGACCACAAAGATGGCAGGAGTTTTTCTCCTATATGTTTAAGGGGAAAACAACTTACCACCTGAAGACTGATGTAGTCTTTCAAATTCTGCATAACATCCTTACCGAGGGCAAGGAACCAACACCTTTTCATGTTATGGTGGCTCAAGGAGTGCACAGTCTGACACGATCAAAAGAGCTGGTGACTGCTCTTAACCATCACGGAATATGTGTCAGTTACAACACGGTCAAGAGGATTGATGTTGACCTCGCTGAACGTATCATCACTACAGCAGGTAACAACAGAGTACCTCTCCCTGCTGTCCTAGAAGCAACAAGCCCATTAAATGGGGCAATGGATAACTTTGACCACAATGAAAGCACCCTGGCAGGAACAGGCTCCACACATGATACCATCCTTGTTATCTTCCAAAATGTTCCAATCAGTGTAGAGAAACCATCAGCGGAAAGTGAGATCTCTGCAAGGTCCGTTGATACTCAGAGCCGGACCACAGTAAAGCTTAGGTCTAAAGTCCTTTGCCAAAAGATTATCAGGATGGGGCCAGTAAAAGAGCGCGGGGAGATACACCTTGACTATAAGGTATCAGAGCCTACTCCAAACACAAAGAGCTCCACCATTGAAGCATTAGAAGTCTTGGATATGTCGAGAGACCCCTCTTCCACAACAACTGACGGCTATGCTAAAGCAACCGAGTCCACCAAGTCAATAAATTCAGACTATTTTTTGTGGATGGCCAATCGCTTCTCCAAAAAAGTTACACATGTCAGTGACAGTGTCCCAGGATTTACAGCTCTGAGAAGCGCAACTGTGAATGCCAACTTTCATCCTACCACCAAAATTCTTATCCCGCAACAACATTTGATGCAATCTTCACCACAATGA